A genomic region of Serinus canaria isolate serCan28SL12 chromosome 1A, serCan2020, whole genome shotgun sequence contains the following coding sequences:
- the C1AH22orf23 gene encoding UPF0193 protein EVG1, whose protein sequence is MEAAGTPGRGGVSAAGRPARYSTGTRELVRGMMEELQMTHSQKRYLMDYVTRGDALPLQRFPPSSQQPVPVPYPAACQSCRLPARPLLRPAKVCQAGDAYTREKFKPQPTRDLEKEKRRLQKILALGKDEVEDKVEQAFVRKKEEEIAEPDRFEELMNEIQERRDFLAEMEALGQGKKYQGIVLTEISQKLHEMEIIDKKRSEEMRNIMTKAFPVGNKSILQD, encoded by the exons ATGGAGGCGGCGGGCACCCCGGGCCGCGGCGGGGTCTCGGCGGCGGGCAGACCGGCCCGATACAGCACAGGCACGCGGGAGTTAGTGAGAG GGATGATGGAGGAGTTGCAGATGACGCATTCCCAGAAGCGATACCTGATGGACTATGTGACAC GCGGAGATGCCCTGCCCCTTCAGAGATTCCCCCCATCCAGCCAACAGCCAGTGCCTGTTCCCTACCCAGCAGCCTGTCAGTCATGCAGGCTTCCAGCTAGACCGCTTCTCCGACCTGCCAAGGTCTGCCAGGCAGGAGATGCCTACACCCGAGAGAAATTCAAGCCACAGCCCACAA GAGatttggaaaaggagaagagaagacttcAGAAGATCTTAGCATTAGGGAAGGATGAGGTGGAGGACAAGGTGGAGCAGGCGTTTGTTcggaaaaaggaagaggagataGCTGAGCCTGACCGGTTTGAGGAAT TGATGAATGAAATTCAAGAGAGGAGGGACTTCCTGGCAGAGATGGAAGCTCTAGGACAGGGTAAGAAGTATCAAGGGATCGTCCTCACTGAAATCTCACAG AAATTGCATGAGATGGAGATCATTGACAAGAAGAGAAGTGAGGAAATGAGAAATATCATGACAAAAGCCTTCCCTGTTGGGAACAAATCCATTCTCCAAGACTAG